Genomic DNA from Corylus avellana chromosome ca4, CavTom2PMs-1.0:
CAATTTTAgcaaaaagattatatatatatatatatatatatatatatattttttagttatcaacttttttaaaacatCTATATCTATCTTagcattttaactatttatttttcattttttaatttaaaatattattattttatttacttttcttattcccaaaaagagaagaaaaattgatttattattattattattactacaggtaaaaatttgttgaattgtACCGTAACGGCTTAGcaaatttttagttattttgttgaGTCGAAGgtcaaaattaatcaaaaataactttttgaCTATTCTATTGAAGAGGATGTGAGTGATGATATGAAGGGATAAAATTCGAGTAATTTGGCTGTGAACCCAGATTTTTGAGCATGATTGAAAGGAACTCCTCTTTCTAGAAAAATCCCCTCTCTTCAAGACCTCGGTGTTTATCTGACCcaaataatatgagaaaaagaCATTgccaatttatttattcatttacgATTTCTTTTACCCATAGTAGGGCATTAAGGTAATTTCAGCCCGCCTGTCCACTCttccacaagaaaagaaaacctcCAGTCCTTTCACCTAGCTCCATATAACCCCATCAAGCTCTCCATCCCAGAGAAgaatctctctctatctctctctctccatcaaAGTTCTCAACTTTGGAGCTCTCCCACCCAAACAGAATACTCTACCTCACGCACAACAGTTATCTGCGAGAAAATTTTTCTCTGACGAACTAAATGTGCTACCTCTTTGTCTTCTTCCGTTGCTGAGTGATGCGTTTGAGCTCTCCCCACTCTCAAACTTCCCACATTACAGTGATCCTCACCACCCGCTTCTTCTGTCAGAGGCTTTAGAGATTTAATCTCTGTACAAAAAGTCTATGACCGTTGCTTTTGGCTTTCTACAATACTACCGTTTAAGTTCCTCTGGGACTTCAAATACACAACtgaaaaaaaaacgaaaagctATGGCGGGTGGTAAAGTCTATGGGGGTGCTTCAAACATGAGCGTCTTACTTCAAAGCGAAAGGCTTCCTTGTTCTTCTGAGGTCCTTGAGCCTCTCTGGATTACCAGCTCTGATCCCTCTTTGCACGGTAATTTTCCAAATCCGTGGTgcaattttttcatttgcttttgggctttttgagcTATTATTCATCCCGTTCTTTGCCTTCTTTGTTGTGGGGTTCTTgctttaccttcttttttttttcctttttatattaaGCCTCACTTTCAATATTTACCAATGGGTATTTCTTGGTTGATATTGGAGATGAATTGTTTCATCAATTCTTATGCTGGGAGTTCATATTTGTTGATCTTGAATGTTTCCTATTTTTCAttggtgtattttttttaatctgccTTTTATCTCCGTTACGTGGCTTCATTGGTGAAATTCTAGTATTGATCGATTATTTTGGTTACGAAACAGAGTACCCCTGTTTTGCCAACATATTGAGAAGTAAAGGTTGAAACTTTCCTAGTTTCTGACATTAAGCCGCTGCGTTTGTGTTTTAATGTGCTCTCACTGGTTTATCTGCCttgattgttgatttttttcGGATCATGGCTGGTAGAGCATATGTAGGGTAGGTAGCAGATTCTTTGGCTATTAATTTCATTAGATTTGTTTCATATTAGAGAAGGAAGCAAAGTGGGAGTAGTTGCATAAAGttgcatcttttttttctttttttaaaaaaaagaagatgttTCAAAGCAATcgagattaacaaaaaaaaaaaaccaccccAACCACCCCCAAATCCATTCCTTTTGCGCATCCATCCATGAATTTTGCAAATGAACTAACCAAGATAAGAAAGAAATACGagcaatttgaaatttttataaccATCTAATTTTGGGTGTTTTCATCAATTCAGCTTCAAAATCCATGGTTAATTTTGACAAGGCTAGTGGAGGAGACAACACTGCTAGCCCATTTTTCCAACAGCTCAGTAACGATGAAAATGGTGATGAGGAGGATTGTGATGGGTGCTATCATCGACCCGGAAAGAAAAGGCGGCTTACAGCCAATCAAGTTCAGCTTCTTGAGAGAAGTTTTGAGGTGGAAAACAAGCTTGAGCCAGAGAGGAAGATCCAACTAGCAAAGGAACTTGGTTTGCAGCCTCGGCAAGTTGCCATATGGTTTCAAAACCGGCGGGCTCGTTTTAAAACCAAACAACTGGAAAAGGATTATGACTCATTGAAAGCTAGTTATGATAGGCTCAGGGTTGACTATGACAATCTCATCAAGGAGAAGGAAGGCTTGGAAAATGAGGTAAATCCTATATGCTTGCTCTTTAAAATACTAGTCTGGTGGAACTATGGTTCATAGGCTCACTGTTTCATATGCAACAGGTTAATTCCCTGAGGGACAAATTGCTTAGTAGAGAGAAAGGCAAGGAAAATGAGGAACCAATTAATGCCTGCAAGTCATCAAATGCAGAAATCCGAGAGCCGATACCAAATGCAGTTTCTGAGAAGGTTTCCAATGCGCCATTATTGGTGTGTAAACAGGAAGATGCAAGTTCTGTCAAAAGTGATGTTTTTGACTCGGATCGGGATAGCCCAAATTACACTGATGGGAACCATTCTTCATTGTTAGAGCCTGCTGACTCTTCTCATGCCTTTGAGCCAGAGCAGTCAGATTTCTCACAAGACGAAGAAGATAATCACTGCAAGATCCTCCTGCCCCTGCCCCAAGCATGCTTTCTAAAAGTTGAAGATGGTGGATGTAACGATCTCCCGCTTGcaaattattgtaattttgGTTTCCCTGTGGAAGATCAGTCCTTTTGTTTCTGGAACTACTGAGTTATATCATGTCACTTAAGCTTCTAAATTTCTATGATGCGCACTTAGTTGTAATTATGTTTAGCAAGCAATAAATCCTATTACCTTGCCCTTAGCCAGACTTGACATTGTTtctattttgtgtttgagattCTTTGCGTATCCTGGCAAGCATGTTTAATACTAAACCAGAAGTAAAACCCAACAACAGCAGTGTTTATATCAGCCTGAAAAACCCAATTCGAATCCCAGCCGTGAAAAGAAACGTGAAAGATAAATGCTATATTCACTTTTAAGGATTATCGAACAATTTAGAGTAAGACGTAACACGTCCGGATTGTTAAGTAATCACTTAACAAGTGAATGTAGCAATTTTTGATGGAAGAAAGTGTGCACTTTTAGATTATTGGAAGTGCTTTTAAGCATTTGTCATATGAAAAGGATGGGGAAATTCTTGCCAAGAAAGTCAAGAATTCGGTATGGTTCATCTTCAACAAGTTCTTGGATTGGCGTGGACTTTGATGCCCCTACAGCTTCTTGAGGATGTGGACAGATTGGTCTATTACTTATAAACAATTCACTgctattttttctaataatctATTTGTTTATTCATTGAGATTGCGTCTGTTGCAGAATATCTTGCTGATGCAAGTTGATTCCCCTATGAAAATTTGTCGAAAATGTCTTTCTCTCTAGATAGGATCTctccaatattttatttatttattttgatggaATATGGATTGCATCAGTAGGCAGTAGGCATCTGAAAATGGACGGACTTGTAATAGACGAGTGCTATTGGTTTCTCACAGTTCACGTGAAAAAGTtcccgcttttttttttttttttttcttttttttgtcctaAGCAAATACAAAGAAGCCACAAGCTGTAAGTAAACATATTTCTTAAGACACCCAATATTGCAAACTTCTTGGGAGTCAAAACTCACAACCAAAATTCTAACATAATTCTGTCTTTATGACGTCGAAGGAACCTTTCCTCATGTGAAAGCAAGAAAACCAAATTTAGGaggataaaataataaaagtaaaggGAGAACCAGAACACATTGAAATTAGATGTTAAAAGTCAACAAAATCACGCTGTTCTTCAAAGTCTACCAAACGGACGTTTGGGATGAACAGCTGTGCACCAGTTATGGACCACGTATCTGCATTCtgaaatcattaaatttgataGCAATAAAAAGCTGTACGTGTACCATCAGATGCTGAAGAGATCCATAAAGAAGAGGAAATTCAGAAGGCAGAGATCAAGGAAGATCTCGAAAAATGCTTGGAAAAGAAAGATTACATTTGTGAACTGAGCACCATCAGAATGGACAGTCATTGATGTTTGCAGAGATCAATAAATTCAAGTTACATTGAACAAGCTTAGATCTATGAAAACCCGCCAAAATTCATCATGGCAAATAAGCATACAATCACTGCATTTTTCGTGTAAGTAGCAATACCCGTGACATTTCCAAACTTACTTCTGCTTTCCTTCTCCCTGGGCGGGAAGATGTGGGTTTgattcaataatattttttttttttttttttacatgtccacacaagaaaagagaagaagaattcgaattagtgattttcgcttcataaagcgtgatcctcagctgattgagctatcccttagaGACGGATAATTTGCATTTGAACAGGTATTTACATAAAAAGagaatattatttagtaaattattatatgattgttatataatttGGATAATGTTGCCGTAAAAActaacccttaatttttttttacaagtcataattaatttaaaaggtTAATTTTCACTATAACATTAGCCTAATTATATAGCATTTGGATTAAACAAGTGTATAATTTTTATAGGGTAagtaactaattttttttttttttttttaattcaattttggaaaagaaaaatgattagaGTGGTCGCACAGCCACCCTCTCTTCTCTTCCATTTAAAGTAGCTGCAGTCACCCATCTCTTTCATATGTAAACCCACCCTAATACactattaaaaatacttttttcatctttatatcacattataatatttaaaaaaaattaaaaacataaaacactcaccaaatacattaacaaatataataagTAAATAAGTAATGTTTTGTTCCGAAGGACTAGCTTAATTGGTTAGGGTTTTGGTGACGTCTtaattgggcctaaaataagatgcttaaactcgaaaaatggttgataattttttcaaaattcaaaaaagccTTTTTCgatcaaatcaaaaatattttttattaattattattttctacctcacaaaatatcaaaaaacttatataaattattttttaaaaattattttacgtcaaaataaACAAACGTGACCTTATTGATGAATAAATTTGCTGATCTATATATAtgactaaaaaaagaaaaagtcatgACAACTCGCCAGGTGTCTACGAGCCCTTGAACTTAGATATTTACTCAGGCGACGATGTCCATCACATAGATGAAACCCACACTTCTTGTCCGCCACGTGTCAAGTTGAGCTTTCCACGCAAACCGAGAGAGCAATCATCGAGTAGCTTCATTGTTGCGCCCCACTAGAGGCCCATTGGACCTCCGCAACGTGGCAGTCTATCGATGTCGAAAGCAAGCCTAGAGAGGGTGGGGTCCAATGCAGAAGTGTCTCGAGAGTATTCCAAAATCCTTTTccatgaattttttaatttaattaatttaatattcaagtttatgaatattttaaattaattattataaaataatattgaaatacTATCCTATCATCTctattaaaaagttaaaaaaagaaaaaagaaacaagagtAGAGTAGCAGCTACTTTCCTTTTGATATTGCTCGTGGCAAACTTAGAGGAGGCGACTAAATCAATCATTTCTTATACCACATCAAGTCATCAACAGATGAGTCAcctcatttgattttttttgttttgaactttccaatttttttttacgagaaaaaagataattatttttttaatttattatattatttaggTGTTGTTTGGCAAACTACAGCGCAGCTCctaacacacttttttttttgtaaaaaaaaaaaacccgtgGAGTTGTATAATATTCCCCTCGAGTCACTCTCTTCCAGGAGGTACAGATACTAAAGGGATGTAACGCATGGAATAGGGCCCAAGACTTGATATGGGCTTTGTTGGCAGTAATATTTCTCTTTCGTGCTGATTCGCTTTCATGGGTCCCACGGCCCACGTGCGAACCTCGTCCTCTTGTCAGTGCATTCATGGTTCGACTCGACACAAGGTGCTATGACCTGGCCCCTGGGGAGGAGGTGGCTTCTGGAATATTGTTGCTGAATAAACCAACCACATTGGGCTTCCAGTTATTGAAATGGATGACACTGAAgttgacctttttcttttcttttctttttttaatttttttttaaataattaattaatttgctaagcaagattctcatttttttaaaaaaaaaattttaaaaaaattttcgaATAAGCAAGATTCTCATATTGATACACGTATAACAAAGCTGAAAGCAACTATAATTTGTCAGAGTTGGGCTGAAGAACTGGGCTCAAGTGCGGTTGACGCAGCCTGAATAATCCAACACTATTCTTTGTTTGCCAGCCACTTTTAGTTAGGCCCTCATGTAGGTTATTCTTGGTATAACGAGTCCAAATTTCAGAGGGACTTAGAAAATAATTcttgaaaactatttttaaggaacaaaataataataataataatcacaaatATGATGTTTTAATGATTGTTTTTGAACTTAAGAAAACAGTTTCGCAGTTTCCAATACAATAGAGATCCAAATGGACCCACATGTTATCTTTGTTAAGCGTATGTGATTACCTTGTTGGGTCGAGGTTGATTAGACAAGTATGTTTGTAAATGTGTGTTTGgagagtgtttttttatttaaaaaaacaatgttttaatgtgatataaaaataaaaataattttttttagagtgtttatattttagattatttgttaatatttttattttgagaagataaaataaaatacatgaaCCAAAATGTTAGCAGCATTAGCTAAAAGCAAAATCATCCTTGGTGCTAATTACATTTTCCACACATGTAGTTCGAGTTGAATTTGAAAcgatatatttataaattaaactcAATGAAAAACTcagatgaaaaaataaaataaaaataggctTAGAAATATTTATACGCCATACACTGGAGTACAATAAAAATATCCTCACTGGATTTTGTAAACCATTTCAAGACAGTGATACTTCGGTGTTAAACTCAATGAAAACCTcagatgaaaataataataataataataataataataataataaaaaaataggctTAGAAATATTTATACGCCATACACTGAAGAGACCTACAGAGTACAATAAAAATATCCTCACTGGATTTTGTAAACCATTTCAAGACATTGATACTTTGGTGGACTCGACAGAAAGATTACTTGAGAGGCATTCCTCTTCAACCTCAAGATCaggaaaatttattttagtgGCTCAGAAAGACCTCTCTACAGCTAAAAGCTTTCCATTCATGAGGCTTTGCAGTGCAGATCTCTAATGGCACAAAGAGTTAAAAACTCATCTTCCCTCCAAGTTTCTTACAAGAAGACCAAAACACCAGCTGTCAGGAGATTGGCTCCACACCCCcatcaaaattttaactttGTTAAACTACCTTTGAGGGGAATATCATTCAAAAAGCAAAGAAGGGAGACTCGGGTTCACTAAGAAGTCAGGCTTCCGTTTGAAATAGATCAAACTTGACAGAACAAATTACCCAACTCTTGGCAGGCATAGATTTTAGAGAAAGGTGCTTTGAGATCAGGAGATGAAAATAATCTCAACTCATGTTATCAAACGGTGTGCATGCAAGAATTTCTACAGAGGCATTAGTGAAAGGAGCAGCTTAGGAGTGATTTCTGAATCAAAATAGTTAATAGACCTGATCTTGGTTGAAAAATAAAGGAGTTCCAAGAAGTAACTAAGATTAACTTAAAAGGGTGGTCTGGATTCTGAAAGTAGAACATAGGATTCAAACAAGTGGGTTTACAATTGGCTTCATCAGCAAATTGTCTTCTTCTTAACTAACAAAAAGAATGCTACTAAATAGCATACAGTTTACTGCTGCTCCCTTATCCTGGAGATCAGAAATGCTTAACACATGGAAGGGACACTACTAAATCCTAAACCACCTCTTTTCTTACATGTTGAGCCAAGCTCCATCCTGCCTACTGCAACCTCTCTCACCCCTTTTCTGGATCCAACAAAAATTAAGCTTGAGCATAAGATAATTAATTGCTAATTGTCTTCAGGTTATTAGACATGAGGTAAATGAGCATGTTCCCAGCAAAATATCTGGCCAAGGTAGAGTGGCCCACCAAAGAAACTTTTAACATCCAACCTTGTATCTCTAATCAACAGTGAAAATTGGCATCTTCTTTTATATCCCAAATATTGAAGCAGAAGTAAGATGGTAAAAGATGCCATAGATCCAACAGCCAGCTAGTTCTATCTTTTTCATATATTACTGCACTAGCACACTAGTAACTTTTGTTTGAGATCACCTCTAATCATGATCAAAAGGATCATAGTGTAAGCAATATGGGAACATAAAACATGATAATGTGGGTATAAATATtagattgtaaaaattgaaaaaaaaaaaaaaaaaaaaaaaaaatccaatgcaATGTTATTGATAGAATCAAAATTTGCACAGGAAGGAAGATAGGCCTCGACAttgagattaaatttaaaaatgcataGATTGTCACCCCGCAGCTTTGAGGGGAAAAATGAGTTAAGTTTGTTAATTTATCACTTCGATGAGCTAGAAGACTTCCTGAATTTCCGAAGGATGCTCCACATGAATGTGGAAATAAAGAAGAGGATAACCCCAGTAACAACGGCATACTTGAGACCAAGATTTACCAGCAAATTTACCAGAAGCCCAGCcaacaaaacaccaaagaaaTTTGCAGATAGAGCTGACCAAAATGGCATCTCAAGAACAGAAGCTATAATGGCTCCTGTCCATGCTCCTGTTCCAGGGAAAGGCACAGCCACAAACAGCATCAGACCGAGCCATTGGAACTCTTCCACAGGACCAGCCTTCTTTTTGGCACTCTCAAATAGCATGTCGAGGAACCGAGAAGCAGCCCGATTCCTCCCAGCGAGAAAAGATGCAAATTTCTTCAAGTATAGAATGATGAAGGGCACAGGAACCATGTTCCTGCAGTTGTAGCCGTAAAGTTTGTTAATTTTAATCTCATCAGGCTACCAATCTACTGAAATCAAACTCCCTTGCACAATAATCACAGAGAACTGTAGACACAACAGTATCATGAATTATCCAAAAGCACTGAACCTCAAATACAAGCGCAATTTCTATCAAATGGGCCTAAAGGCGCTGAGAACAATGTATGCTAAAGATAAATGGTCTAAACAATGAAGTGCCTCTTCCACTTATATCACTATATTCATACAAATTCAATCAAACAGGTTCAGAGGAACTGAAAGAACCAAAATGATCAAAGAAAATGGATCAAAATGAGAATTCCAACAACAGCCACATAGAATTTCAGAAATGGGGTTTTGAGAATAAGGGGGAAAAGCCTAACCCAAGTACGGATAGGACGGTTAGGGGAACAGGATTGAGTTGCATCCAATACCCAACAGGAATAGCCCCACGAAGCTCGAGCACAGGAAGCGTAGCGAGAGCAAACACGACGGCCTCATCAGGCCAGCCCAAACGCCGAAGCGCACTCGCAATCTTCAGGCCAGAGCTCGAGGCTCTAATGGAAGCCAAAGCAGCATTAGCCTCCCCAGAAGCCGCAAACCAAACCAGGGATACAGAAGCCCAAAATATTACCCACAACAGAAATTTGCCAGGCCGTGCCTCAAAGGACGGCAAAGTCTCATTCTCCACAACTGACTCAGGAAACCCATCTGAAGAAGCTCTTGTTGCAAGAAGAGGACCAAAATGGTGAGAAGCTTGGAAGGTTAAGCGCCGCGCGTTTGATTTGAATAGAGGCTCTGCACTAGGAATAATGGAAGAAATGACATGGTTGAGAGAAATTTTCGGGTGGGTCTTTCGAGTAGAGAATGTTGAGGTCAATGGTGACACCGATAGAGAGGCAGCCATTGATAATAGAATTATATAGAAGGTTTGGCGTAGGTTACAGTTTATAGAACTTCAGCCCCATAAGCTGTGAATTGAGCAACAGATTCTACGGTCGTACACTCAGTGTGCCTGGCGAATTGGGAATCATGTGATTatgcaacaacaaaaatcatGATACTTTTCCCTCAGCAAGTAAGATACTATTTGGAAAATGCCAGTGTGAGAGAGAAGGGTACAAGGCTACAAAGCAGCATAAGCAAACAAACAAGGAGGATTTTCCGAGGTTAAAAGTTTTTCACATTTTGATAGGCCAAAGCTAGGAAGATAGGCATTGCCGAATGGGATCTATTGAGGGCTTTGCTTCAAGTTTAGTACAGACCACCAAAGAGTGATGACCAATAATTGATTTTTGACCCTTAGATTAGAGACAGATTGTCGATTAAATCAATGTAGTATTTTTAGTTAGAATATGATTGTT
This window encodes:
- the LOC132177598 gene encoding homeobox-leucine zipper protein HAT5, whose protein sequence is MTVAFGFLQYYRLSSSGTSNTQLKKKRKAMAGGKVYGGASNMSVLLQSERLPCSSEVLEPLWITSSDPSLHASKSMVNFDKASGGDNTASPFFQQLSNDENGDEEDCDGCYHRPGKKRRLTANQVQLLERSFEVENKLEPERKIQLAKELGLQPRQVAIWFQNRRARFKTKQLEKDYDSLKASYDRLRVDYDNLIKEKEGLENEVNSLRDKLLSREKGKENEEPINACKSSNAEIREPIPNAVSEKVSNAPLLVCKQEDASSVKSDVFDSDRDSPNYTDGNHSSLLEPADSSHAFEPEQSDFSQDEEDNHCKILLPLPQACFLKVEDGGCNDLPLANYCNFGFPVEDQSFCFWNY
- the LOC132179013 gene encoding uncharacterized protein LOC132179013, whose translation is MAASLSVSPLTSTFSTRKTHPKISLNHVISSIIPSAEPLFKSNARRLTFQASHHFGPLLATRASSDGFPESVVENETLPSFEARPGKFLLWVIFWASVSLVWFAASGEANAALASIRASSSGLKIASALRRLGWPDEAVVFALATLPVLELRGAIPVGYWMQLNPVPLTVLSVLGNMVPVPFIILYLKKFASFLAGRNRAASRFLDMLFESAKKKAGPVEEFQWLGLMLFVAVPFPGTGAWTGAIIASVLEMPFWSALSANFFGVLLAGLLVNLLVNLGLKYAVVTGVILFFISTFMWSILRKFRKSSSSSK